The Vicia villosa cultivar HV-30 ecotype Madison, WI unplaced genomic scaffold, Vvil1.0 ctg.003440F_1_1, whole genome shotgun sequence genomic sequence GTGAGAAGAGGAGATGACCGCTCCATGATAATGTTTGATAAGAACAGTTAGGATCAGTTCCTCTTTTATTACACGGAGGAGGTAAGTACGATAAATGGATTTAATTATGATTTCCTCAATGTtccttatttttttaatgaaaaattatattGTGACACTCAATTCCTACACTACAGCGTATGACACTATTcacaaatacggtgaacagtgacatacataattttgacattttctttatatattttttctctctccaaAACAACTTTGGTTAATACGgtataaaaacttggttaatacaattTGTAGTTTGGTTAATAGATATTTTGGCAATACAAAGTAGTCTTAACTGGAAAATAAAAGTTGGTTAATGGACTGTTATAAGTTGGTTAATATAGTTCATAGTTTGATTATTAGTGTCTTGACTGGGAAATACAAGTTTGTTAATTGAGTGTTATAACTTGGTTAAGACAAGTCAGagtttgattaatatatattttcactTAAAAAGATAATCTTACGTGATAAATAACTTTGGTTAATACTATGTATAAAATTGGTTAAAACTCTTCATAAACTGGTTAATTAATTCtcaaacataaaatatattaaatagtaaaataaagttggttaatggagtgtaaaagttggttaatatatttataaattattgtcGAATATGGTTATTAGCatgtattttattggttaataaagtaatgaaattggttaataaattataagtaaaatagtTTATTAATAACGTACATTTTTGTCGTTAATTCAattgtgaagttggttaatgataTAAccatatatttgtgttataaaataaatttttaaaatattttttttaaataaaaaattaatttttttaaaaatattattattttattaaaagaaacaTTGTATACCATATAACACAGTGAATCGTGTATACAATGTAAGAAATGGTGTCGAGATACAATAAATGTGTATATGTCAAACAATAATTCATCtatttacaaaataaattttgtatctattttaattttaagaatttatttaaaataatctttagataataatctaataaatattttttgacgatagtgataaaaattcaaaataaaaaagaaagcaggatttatcaaataaaaagaaatgaaacCCAACAATAAGATTTGATTACATGTAGATTGAACAATGACACAAGCACTTAGAGAGAATCCAAAACAGTCCAGTACAACAAGAGGATATGTAAGACGACATATAAGATGAGCCTGTATCACTCTCATTACATATTATTCTTAATAATTGTACTAAATGGCACTCTCATATAGTACTATGAGAAGTTTCCATATGATAATCTTGAAACCGCACCATCATCTTCAAAACTTAATGCTGTCaatataacaaataaaaacaatacAGTCAGTAACTAATGCTTCAAAATAAACCAACAGGAAAAGTAAGAGTGAGAGTGAAAATTATAGTAAGACATACGTATTACAGTTGGTGGAGGTACTGATCTTGTAAGGAATGTTGACACCACATTTGCCTGGGAGAGCAGCAGCATTGTTAGTATTCAAATTATTAATAGAACCGGCAGCTGATTTCAAGCAGTTACAGGCAGCCTGACGATCCGCCGTGGTGGCGGCGGCAGCAAGAAGCTTCTTCACTCCTGCACAGCATGGTACTGAAGGACCAGCGCCACCTTCAAGATAAGTAAGGCATGGACCAAGATCACCGGTTACAGTTCCACATGAGACTGCAGCTTCTGCCATAGGCGCAATAGCTACCATGCACATCACCAAAGCAACACATGCTAACTTCATGCTTCTtgccatttttgttttctttcttttgaattcTTTTTCTTGGTTTGTTTGATTGGTGTGTAtgatcatggttttaaattgcggttgcggctgcgaatgcggttgcggttgcggatgttgcgattgcggtcattgcgcttgttgcgatgcgcattgcggccgttgcggcgtgaattttttaaaggaagtgtttgaaatattatattgaaaaacacttaatgttatgttttttcattatataaaaaataaattgagttttagaaatctaatatattgatttttgatgaaaatacttaaaaaaaacatGATGAAAATTGTCCGATGGGGTTTCGAATATATTCGGAGACGAGAGTttaaaatcacaccgcaattgcggtccgatgcggttgcggaggcaaccgcatccgcaatattgcgggtgcaattgcggttgcggaccgcaatttaaaaccatgtgtATGATATCTTAATGTGTGTGAGTTTATATAGAAAATATGATAAGGTGTGAAGATGAGAAGATTGATGAATTTCTGGTGAATGTGCATCCTAATTAGGTGGAAGTTGTGGGTAGAATTAATGATGTATGGTACATGCTTTGAAATTATTGGACCCTTGTCTCTCTATggtacatttttttatttaatgatttCTTACATTATTAGATTCAATGATAATGACTGTGGATCCGTATATGAATTTCCCACCGTCCATCTTTCTCTTCTCTAGTATTTTCTAGTTTTCTTTTTTACTCTTTAACACTTCGATTTTACCCTTACcactttatttaaataatattacttCCATATGACAAGTacacaaatgaaaaatttaaactgttattaataataatgattttaAAAATCAGaggaattatttaaatttaaggttgttgatgatttttctaaAGAATCATCTGGATGATCCataacaaagaaaaatcaaagatctttgtcatctccttcaaagatactagagGGATGTACTCTACTGATAGCAGAATTTTTGTATACTTCAGAACCAAAGTCAATGGTTCAATCACGGAGAAAGGGACTGATGTCCAAtcagatgttggaacatcatctAAGCAGATTGGCACTCTAAAAGTGAGACTGATTCTAAAGAGCTGGAAATCACTGAATCAGATAACTTCCAAGTCAATAATGTTTTTTCTAGAGCTCAGTTAATTTATACAAGGGAATTCATTATTTGGAGTTTGTATCACCTATTGTTTCAAAGATGAAATATCTAATTATGGTGAATTTAGGAGTAAAATTATTGGCCAAGTGGGATAATATGAATAGAGAATGTTTCTTATTTCGAAACAAGTTTTGTCCCTTGGATCACCAATGAGATAATCCTGATCTTCAACAAAGGCTGTGTATTATACTGAAGGAGGTTTTTAATCTCAGTTGTTCTAGATGCTAAAGGAATACAATGTTCAACGGGATGTCTTGGCATTGTACTGTGGAAAATGGTTTAAGTCCAAATATTCAAGGATGTCAGTGTGCATAGTAGATCAAAGATCATTTTTACTGGTCATATCCTTGTCAAGGGCCTTGCTACAGGCAATAGTGTCTCTCCTAAGCTTAGGACTTCTGTGAATCCACTAGGAGATATATTTTTAAGTCTTTGGAGACTATCCATTTTGATAGTTGTAAGGGgtaatttgaaaattttgcacTGCTAAAGAATCATAGAAATTATTGTCTGGAAGgcttgccaacaacatttcttccTTCTTCACCTAGTGATGCGTACAAATTCAGATAAACATGTTCCAATAAAATAGAGAATGTTATTTCAAATGTTGGAACATTTTTCAGCAGTCAGCGCTTGGAAAGAGAAAAAGGAGAACAAGAGAGTATCTCTCTCCTATGATGAGTGGTGCACTGTTACTAAGGATAATTTAACATCTTTCAAACACTCTCTCATTGCTTGAGCTGGCGTTACAAGAAAGGAATCGTTACAAACAAGGTAACTCTCTTTGCATTTTAAATACCTTACCGGTTGTTCCTCCTCTCAAGCTGTGTTTCAACATGAGCAAATCAAACAAAAATGCTAAGGATAAAAAAGGATCTCCTGCTAGAAGCGAAGGAGAATAAGAATACTGATCCAAAGAAGATTGATTCCAATGTTTGAACATCAACTGGAGCATCAGTAATTGGGAAGAAATGTTTGTCAAAGATGAATTCCTTCAAGAAAAATCATGTTCATGACTTTGATTCAGATGCTGATAAAGAACGGGTCAACTTCAAAGACTCGGGTGGAAAGATTGGGTAGGTTTGTTTTCtgtcaaaaaaattacaaaaaaagtgttgtttttttattttcttttctagtATGTTTCTAGTGTCTTTGTAACTCActctatttttgtcattttttttgctaaaaagggggagtatagTGTGTTAGTttttattgtaacaccccaattctacccaggcatataggtacaaatatcagagtataaaaattaaattcataaaaacaattagggcgttacacttaagtaaccacgtaaccaaacataacatactcgcaaaagatgcgtaacacaattaatcaaagaggaaagattcccataaacacctgaatgtattcacacttatataaatgcatcggtaaacaaaatatccacaacattcttccaaaatagATCGCATGAGAAGgtgtccaaaatacataatacgaatgcatctaaaggatcaaatatacatcaaaaggatcctataagcattatctacaaaataattgttcgatcccccctaggtgttacgtatcacgagcggacgacaccaaaacggacgactacaaagagagcacctacacttgcggatcacctgcacattacccacgagtaggtaacattaaggcagaagggtgagaatataattcataatgaaagcatgatcaatatagtaatgcccacaaatatcattaagaatcatataacaagataatccaataagtcaaccacagtcaatatataagtaatgcggtacatgaatgataacataaattataaagactgacgatgatgaatgagactcaactatgcgtatgcatgtggtaccaaatccggagtaaaactcctccttgtcattatgacaaatacaccttgccgagcattatgctgggacttctttccctcaggaaaatacacctttgtcgagcagtaagctacgactaaccgtcatcgagcatctagcccccactgatgacctcttgccactcgggcaaatacacctttttaccgagcactaagctcccactggtaataattgccaattcaggccacctgttaatagcattccgccattaacgtaatgaaatgtcatgttgtgcatacaaacgactcaattacataacaataacaacaacaatataactcggtcacatatctacatcacaccggttatattattcctcacggatacatcatcaaaattgccactcaggcgttcatattcacacagcacacatataccgtcaaaacatacttgattagcaaatatcatttcacaaaaatacatttatgaaaaattcattcaaccaccaacacacccctccttatcataaagcatactcaagggttctcataatacttcaaacggcgcgtagaaacgacctacggttcaaaagatacaacaaaacgaagtttggaaaacaaaatttcgcacagtccgcttgagctccgctcagcggacccagacagggaatTATCAGACAAAaattacagaacctccgctcagcggaccctcacagagatttttctgcaaaaggacctccgctcagcggaccccctccgctcaggggacctgcgtaaacctagaaaaatcagttctgctacagacctgcaaaaccccatccaatcctctcaaaacctcaaataagcttccctacacatcctacacaacccatacatgccatatattcactctatcaatcaatgatccatggctcactcactaaatgtcaataacctaacaattttttcatgagcaagaaaacttggagaaatgaaaataaacatgatccatgggaatatctatcatcatagtacacatacacaccacaaaatcaagtttataacttcaaagctcacaaaacacccaatttaccattgttgatcaagcttagaaaagagcaagaacaagaacaaaacacacaaaactataagaaccatacaatcaagataaactagattcatcccccttaccttggttagattcttggctctagcttggtttggattcctacacttctcttcttctctttgttttttctcttctttctcttctcttcacaagctctctttctttctttcccaaaatatctctttttctctctatatctctttctatttctctacttctcattttcaccctctcaactctcattaattctaattttggcccaaatgtcactaaacattaattctaaccagttaacacccaaaacataataattacacacatggaaagtaataagtaaaatattagcataattaatatttaccgactgactcgtctcaaaaacggtaaaatttaggaaaatgtagcaaacatcacaattaatcagaaaaacacatttacgagCGTTACCacccctcccccacttaaaagattttcgtcctcgaaaataaagattacctgctacaaacaactcaggataggagtctcgcatcttactctccaactcccaggtcaaactctcacctgccgcacttaaccatacgactttcaccaagacgatctccttgcctcgcagagtcttagtctcacgatccTCAACACGCACCGgcatcgtctcaaccgtcaggttctcacgcacttgcacatcatccatctgaatcacatgggacggatccgcaatgtatctccttaactgagacacatgaaatacatcatgcagattagcaagacttggcggtaacgccacccgatacgcaactttgccaactcgctccgatatttgataaggaccaataaaacgcggagtaagcttcctcgatttcaaagctcgtccaacaccattcataggtgtaactcttaagaatacatgatcaccggcttggaattccaaatctttccttcgcttgtcatgataactcttttgcctactctgtgaacttctcattttctcacgaataaatttcaccttctctgtagtctctcttactatttcaggtccgagtaccacactctcgcccgattcaaaccaacacaatggagttctacacttacgaccatatagcgcttcaaaaggtgccattccgatactagaatgaaaactgttgttgtaagtgaattctatcaacggaagataagtatcccacgaacctcccttctctagaacacatgccctcaacaagtcttctaacgattgaatagtcctttcggtctgaccgtctgtctgaggatgataagccgaactcaacctcaacttagaacctagagcctcttgcaaacctttccaaaaatctgatgtgaaccttggatctctatccgacacaatactcaacggtataccatgtagtttcacaaccaccttgatataaatctcagccaacttcgcaactggaaaagtgatgttaataggaataaagtgagcagactttgtcaacctatcaacaatcacccaaaccgcatcgaaacctctcacagtatttggtaaactcgtcacaaagtccatagaaatactatcccatttccactctggaatatccaacggttgcaacaaccctgcaggacgctgatgctccactttcgacttctgacataccaaacacgcatacacaaactgagccacatccctttttaaaccagaccaccaaaagatctttttcaaatcctgatacatcttattggctcccggatgaatactcaaactgcttctgtgaccttcctctaaaatcatctttttcagctcggaatcatcaggtacacaaattcgaccacggaatctcaaaacaccctgaccatccactctgaagtcgccatcatcactttgatttgccaccataaacaaatcaacaagtttcacatccattttctgtctctcgctaacggtcgacagaaaatcattcgtcactttcaacatacccatcttcacactacctggcgtcaattcacatactaaactaagatcacgaaactgctccaaaagttcccactcctccaccatcatagcggacatatgcaaagatttccgactcaaagcatcggcaaccacattagctttaccaggatggtaattcaagctaaagtcatagtccttcaagaattccaaccacctacgttgtctcatgttcaactctttctgatcaaataagtatttcaaactcttatgatcactaaagacctcgaaccttgcaccgtagagataatgcctccaaatctttaatgcaaaaaccaccgcagctaactctaaatcatgagtgggataattcttctcatgaatccttaactgcctcgaagcgtaagccaccaccttaccttcctgcatcaaaacaccacctaaccccatatgcgatgcgtcacaatacaccacaaacggttcctcaggatcaggtaaaaccaaaaccggagctgaagtcaaccttctcttcaactcttcaaaattcctttcacaaactatgtcccaaataaacgccttacccttgcaagtaagctgagttaacgaaagtgccaacttcgaaaagccttctatgaatcttcggtaataacccgccaaacctaagaagcttctgatctcagtaaccgatctcggaacctcccattgtagcaccgcatctaccttggatggatccactgcaatcccgttacctgaaatcacatgaccaagaaaactcacctctaataaccagaactcgcacatgctcctcatgctcttacggagacttagaataaatcaagatgtcatctatgaagaccacaacaaacttatccaactgatcatggaatatgcgattcatatactccattaacacaccaggtgcattagaaactccgaacggcatcaccaaaaactcataatgcccgtaccgagtcctaaacgcagtcttctgaatatcttcctccttcacccgaatctgatggtaaccatatcttaaatcaatcttgctaaacacactggctcccaccaactgatccatcaagtcgtcaatcctaggaagcggatacttattcttaattgtcaccttgttcaactggcgataatcaatacacaacctcatgcttccatccttcttctttaccaacaaaactggagctccccatggtgaaacactaggcctcacaaaatgttttgctagcaactcttccaattgtttctttaattccactaactctgatgccgacattctatatggcgccatagaaacaggcctcgtaccaagaactagatctatggaaaaaTCCACCTATCTCTTTGGCagcacatcagaaaagtcttcaggaaacacttcgggaaattctcgcactactggaaaatccccaactgcagctcaactctccacagtcaacgatgcaaacacaccaaacaattgtgccccatcttctaacagtcgattcaaatccttggtagataagacatcaaattccacatctttctcaagaaatggaaacctcaccaacttatgataacaatcgatatggacacgattattcatcaaccaatccattcccagaaccacgtctaactcgttcatcgacaaacaaatcaaatcaacagtaaagtccttaccgaagattgataccggacaattcttacaaactaaagaagtagtcaccgaccccattgctagtaaatcgataaccatctcaccacccagGTCAGATaaaacaagacctaatcttttaacacaatcatcggctataaaacaatgcgaagcacccgtatcaataatagcaattaaagaaatgccattaataaaacaagtacctctgatcagtcgatcacccttgtccgtctgagttccagccaaagcaaacaccttcccaccagcttgaactttcttcttcggacattgaccgctcatatgtccctcttcaccacaattaaaacacactattCCCTTGAACGTACAGTCGGATGACAAATGTCctgccctcccacacttgaaacatttcctcGTGTCacctgatcggaaaatagcaagtgtactacttcttaccgatgtagttattaaagtggagatttatccaagtatcgatcacaaggactgcggataaaatataagccaggactagatttcaattgaacaaaaagctatggtcggtttttgatttgtttgataaaagctactaactgtttataattaaaaaaaaacgatAAGTAATTGATAATTTGGTACAAATATGAGAAgacatgctaaggttgatgtataaatcttacaTGACTCCTTGAGAACACCGTTGTTAATGAAAAGATGTGACT encodes the following:
- the LOC131640977 gene encoding non-specific lipid-transfer protein 3-like; the protein is MIIHTNQTNQEKEFKRKKTKMARSMKLACVALVMCMVAIAPMAEAAVSCGTVTGDLGPCLTYLEGGAGPSVPCCAGVKKLLAAAATTADRQAACNCLKSAAGSINNLNTNNAAALPGKCGVNIPYKISTSTNCNTIKF